Part of the Benincasa hispida cultivar B227 chromosome 11, ASM972705v1, whole genome shotgun sequence genome, GGCTGACCATATCAGTGTGCCATTGACAGGGAGTTCAAACTATTGTATATGCTTTCACATTCTGTGTATTTCATCCCATTGTTGCTATAGACTATGTAgatgattaatgtaaataatttttctatgagaattctataaatttatatacatataaatgtTTTATCATACATTTTTATAGTTTTCTTTGATTAGAGAAAGTCAAAATCTGGGAttattaaaatctattttggCATTTGAAAACTATATTAGAAAATGCATAATAAAAACATCTGAATATTTGTATGGAAGTTGTAACAACTTAgtcaatatattttcaaatttataacaatttagtcttcaTAAATCTCgtcaaaaaatttaaatttttattatgtaaAAGCAAAATTTGATCTCTAATTAGTTTTTTAATCTAAACGTGtaacaaatttcatttaatattaataatattctaTACGATTGAAACTAAAATGTtacaaaaattagttttaaccttaaatttataaacatataatatTGTTGTATTTTGATAATATGGTTTTCAAgaagatttgaaatttttattttaattcactttgttcattatttttattgCCTTAGTTACTTAATGATACACTCTTATCTTAGACGTATGTCCTAAAGTTtatggagaaaaataaaatatagtattgaatatcacatattttagaACATCttatcaggaaaaaaaaaacaaaaaattcattttgatgAGTGATATGTAGTAGCTACAATAATCTTTttcaaacttattattattattgttattttttttctaattttatttgacAAGATTTTCACAACATTACTTTTCTGATTGACATagctacttttttaaaaaaaggtcaactttgttcccttttctttttgtaatttaacaCAAAAAGGTAGACATCATTACACTATAATTTCAATACAAATCAAGAAAAACTTTTTTCACCTTTTCCCTTTTTGTGCATTTTGATAGATCTTCCCTTTTGaaagtccttttttttttttttttattttaggacTTCAAAAAGTTGAacttctccaaaaaaaaaaaataataataataataaataaataaataaaaaccctTTGAATTTAGGGGATGTCCTATAGACCATTGACCATTTTTCATAGNAATAAAAATTACTTAGGGCAAAGTCAAATGTGTAGGGGTGGTTGCCCCAAGCAAGTGCTTCCCTAGGAATAAAAGTGCCCTACAATAATACCTAGGACCCTATACATTCTTGTCCATCTTAATTAGTTCCAACattgttttttctttgtaaACTCATCTCTCTCTTGAATTAGGGTCTTGAGATTCTCAATCTATAAACATCATTGGAAACTTAAATCATATATCCCTAAAACTCTTCATCTCTCTAatctaataatatattttaatttactttgttttggtttaattttgcaaatgtaatatttataatagttgTTATGAgactttgatttatttatttattctttggTGAAATAGAAGGTTGAAATTTTAGCCTTCTTGATTAGGAGTATATGCCTTAACCGGTTGTAGTATATACATatgacattaattttttttcgatTTTCTTGATTATGCCATGTAATATATATGCTTTTCTTGAAAACAAACGTAAACTACACAAATTTAATAATTGTCTAACTGATTATCttattttttatgatgaaactTTCAAAACGACAATATTTTCTAATTTCTCATACTAATAAAGTTTAAGATGGTATTTAATCAGAGCAATATTTGAGTACATCCTACAATGTACCTATTTTTGTTCATCACATAGGTATAACCTGAAATGTACTTTAGTATTTTATACATTCAACGATATATCCCCAACATTGTCAATCATGTAAACTAAAGaaatttattattgttgttgttgttgttattattaatattatgcCTCTCAAAGGTTTTGTGTAATCattaaattgaaagaaaaaaaacccaatgaattaattttaacttggGTAATTataattggtagcatttttaggaataataaccaagtgtataacatcattttaaaaaaattacaaatatagacaagtctatccgcgatagacttttatcgttgatagactaGACTTCCAAGTCTATCAGCGATCAACTTCTATTGTTTATTCTAgcactgatagactcctaccaataataggGTCTATCActaccaataatatgatctatcactaccaataatatggtcggtctatcacggatagactatttaaatttgatcatatttgtaattttttttttacattatgttatatctactaatattttgggtctaatgtctatatttgcaactaccccttttaatttttataatgaaaCTCTAAACTTGAACAAACATTGAAATATTGATCTCTTTGAAATTACGTATTAGAAAATTTTCCATGAACCCATCCATAAATCACTTAAAATTCAaccaatttttaagaaaaatcaagTTATCATAATAATGTCTAACCAAATGCTCGAATTCTACCTTCCATCTTTCCTAATACATgatcttttaaaatttggaaggaaaaaagaaaacagtGTACTAAAAAAAAGGCTCATGCATGTTGacataaaaaaaacaagtaaagTTTAAATACACttttaatagattttaaaactactcatttttcttgaaaaattagtctttattatgactttatttttaataaattgtgAAAATATATTGACATAATATCTTTCATCGTAggaatgattttaaataaatgaaaatgagTCAACTTGTTTATAAATATAGGAAAGTGCCATTGGTTTATCAGCGATAGACCACGGCGATAGACATTTATCACAGTCTATAGGCATCTATGAGTGTCAATTATAGATATCTAACGCAGTCTACTGacattttaaatagttttactatttaaaataattaactttattacatgaaaatgattattatcatttaatcatttcaataaaatttatctCTAAATAACTAAGTATTGGaacaaattgttattttaaCCCAAAactaattggtcccaaattgtatcattattatcattatcaattatttttcttcaagcTTACCGACGTTGACCTGATGGTGGCTGCCGGCCAGATTAATTTGACCAGtagtcatatatatatttatatttatttatatatagaaataGTTTTCTCTGGCAAATGCAATAATTTGAAAGCGAAATtacaaaaagaaaggaaaaagaaaaattttaaaagttcaaacgACAACatagaaaataacaaaaggcaaaagaagaaaaagaaaaaaaggttttaCATGCATGGccatttttactgctttttgGAACTGTCAAACTTTAAACATCCACCGGTGGCCCCCGCCGTCGGCCCCTTCTGACCGTTTCCGCCGCCCTGCACTGTAAAAAAATATGTGGCTTCCTTATCATTATGGTTAAAAATAAAACGTGGTAATTTCTcacatgaaaattatttttattttctactgACCTTCCGATTTGATTAAGTTTGATGGCTTTGATGATGGGATTTTAGTGGTTGGCGGCGAATTGGCTTAATCCCACTGTTGAGTTTATGGTGGCAAATTTTGCTAGCTCCGGCGGAAGGAATGGCGGTCGGGGTGCTTCTCCTCCTCCAACTCCGAGGAAGTCCCTCGTTTGACCGCTACTTCTAATCATAACGTTGTTACCTGCATTAAGAATATGAAAAAACTgtggaaaatatttttaagtataataaaatgtcactgtctactAATGATAGATCGTaatatatagtaaaattttattatatttgtaaataagttgttttattttcctttatttaaaaacaatttttaaggtTGATGtaatttagagagaaaaatgtcGCATTGTCTTGGTCTAGGGCTTTAAAAATTCATATGAAAAAgtttaacatttaaaatatttttttctctaataatttacccctttaaattttcatattgaAATGTTATACatacaaaaaattaataataataattattataataatccTGTCCTAACTCTATCCTATATAATTAGAATATAATTTAGTGAtattggtattttttttttctcaattaataTTCAGAGTCATTTGTTGAATTTAGTAGTAATTTTCAAATCTATAGCTGAAATGAGGgttaaaaatatgaataaaagattaaatttaatttaccgTTCTGTGGTATTAGAAGCTGGCTGAGACAATTCGAGCTTAAGTCGGAGTTGGTACCGATCATCTGAACCGAGTCAGCCATTGTCAAGCTTCTAGATTTATTAAGAGAGTTCAAGCTTACTGCATTGGAAGACGATGATGACGACGATGAAGAGCTCATTACTCCAAAAGCACCCGCACCGAAGAGCGGGgaattattattgttgttgctTCTAGTTGAGCCCATAAGAGCAGCCTTTTGCAGAAGGGCGGTGGCCGACATCGGAGAAGACGAAACAACAGACTGAGAAGACTGACCCGACAACAGTGCCGCTGCCGACGATGATGTAGCTTTCGACAAATTATTACCTCCCTTATTCTCAACATCTTCCTTCTCGATTACTGGCAACATCGAAAGCCCGTTTTCGGTTATGGATCCGAAAagattggaagaagaagaagaagctccaaAAAGGTTggaaatattattattgttattgttgtgATTGTTCATTGCAGTTTCAGCTGAAGCTTGGTTCAACCAAAGTGATAATGGAGATCTGTTCTTGTGTTGATGATCTTCAAAATCTCTCAAGAAATGATCTGAATGATTGAATTGGGAAAGCCCAGAAATATCTCCAAGAGATTGAAGAGTATTATTGGTATGATGATCAATCAAAGATTGATCTTGTTGGTGAAGAAGAATATTTGAATCATTTCTAAGATTATTGAGAATATTTGTAGCTGAAACTGTTGTGATTCTTGCACTTTCTTCAGCTAAAGCATCACAAAATGCTCTGTGGGTTATGAAGCTATCTTTCCTGTAAGAGAAACAAAAATCCAACACTTTAATTTTGTCCAATCATTTGTCTTTATGTTTGTTACAATTCAATTTCTAGGTCAGAGACACAATCTTGCATTAATTACTTCTGTCTTTAACAAtaagagtttaaaaaaaattaaaaaaaattataaaaaaaagtgagtTTTTGCCTTTTGCTTGATTCAAAAATGACCCATGATTTGAAAAACGTGTTTCTTCTCCAACCCTGATTGATCTGTGATACTACAGTTTGAAACTGATTTGTCTCGGTCACTACTATTAAAAAGTTAGAGGTTTTCGAATCTTCtatgttttgtttgtttggaTGGTGAGAAAAATGATTTGAACTCATTTAATTTCTTGAATGAGAGAAAGTTTACCTGGAAAAAAGGGTTCCACAATCACACTTATATTCTCTAGTCCCACAAGTTTTGGAGTGAGCTTTCCAATCAGATTGAACTGCATATTTCTTAGAACACTTGTCACATTTCCACTTCTTCTCGCCGTGTTTCCGGCTGAAATGCTTCTTTATTCCGGTGAGGTCGCCGAGGGCTCGCGACGGATCGTGGTGTACGCAGGTCTTCTCTGGACAAATATACACCTTCTTCTTGATCGGCTCCTTGTTTGTTCGTTGTCGCAACTTCCATGGTAAGTTATGCCCTCGTCGATGAAGTTGCAGATTCTGGTCTCTCTGAAAACCCTTGTTACAAATTTCACATATGAATCTATTCGTTGCCATGAGCGATTTCGGCGACAAAGCAATAACTTCCGCATCGGGATctgcaacaacaacaacaacacaaCTTATTCAAGCTCCGCATGAAAAAAACCTTATGcgattatttaaaaaacaaaaacaaatcaaaGAAGGAAGTAGATTAAGCGCGCCTCACCTGGGGTTCCAGGGaggtttctcttcttctttgtaGCAGCGGAGGGTTTCGGTTTAGGGTTAGGGTTAGGGTTGGCATCGTCGTGCTGATGAGCAAAGGCAGTTGTAGtagaagagagaagagaaaaggGATTAGTTGACataattttttggtttttgggttCTTATTTTGGAGGTGATTGAAGATGGTTTAGACAAGAACAAACAAGAAAAGACCAAgggatttttaaatttttcttaatctgcaaacaaacaactaaaaaaaCTTGAGGGAAGGGATTTTGGTTGTGttaaaatgatgatgatgatgatctgTTGACAAAGGAAAAGAGAGGAAGAGACTAATTGTTAGGGTTCTGCCAAAAGACAGTAAAAACCAAAGTTTTGAAGACTTTGAATCTGAACAAAAGACCtttggaagagaaaaaaaaaatttatatatgatgatgagaagagaagagaagaagagaagagagtGTGTGTTTTCTTCTAATGGAGATCTGAGGTGTGATTTTTCCCTCTTTTGTTTGCTTTTAAgaaaacaccaaaaaccaacATGTTTTTCTCTTATGAAAAACAATCTCTTCCCCCTTTTATTTtactctttttctctctcctaaactcaaatatatatatatatatatatatatatattggtttaaatattattttggtacCTGTATTTTTAATCCTTGTACTTTCACAAAGTGATACCATTCCAAtcccttcattttcatttttaagagtTCAAAACGGTTACTTTTTAAAACTTCAAAtaccaaaatgaatcaaaaagttaaaaatgtaaGGAACAAAATGAATCGAAACCAAAAGTACAGAAatcaaagtagtatttaaacctatatTTTTGAAATACTATGTGGATATTAAATTCTATTATTctattatctttttaattttgtaagcCATATGTTGGAATGGACAACCAACTCTCTCTGTttgtctctctctttctctctctttctataCACATGCTTTGTAACCAGAATGTATATAcagttcttcattttttttttcaacatttttgAGGTTCAAACTTCAacagtacattcaacttttcaatGAAAAAAGTGGGGGTCCCATTTGATGAGTTATATTCAAAGCtatcatattaattaattatatatatatatatatatacatatatttatatacagATGTAAACTTACTAACTACACCAAACTCTTTGTTTGTCTTTGATCAACTATATGAAAGATATGGTGTTAGTGTTGACTCATTGTGTTACATAAAGTTTGGTTGAAAAGGTATATATATGGATTTGTGTATAGCTTCTCTCTTTAAAGCAAATAAATGAGAACTTGTAATgagttttaataaaaatttaatcattcatgtaaGACTTTAGTCGCATGTCTATTTAAACTTTTCTACTAAGGAAATAGACCAAAAAGTCAATCTAGCTTGTAAGGAAAGGAATTCATATCGATATGTATGTGTCAAACATGCTCCAGTAATTTAAATTACTGTTGAGGTCGTAGTAGTATTCAGCTACTTGAGTTAGGATTAGGATAAGGATAGTATAGCATAGCTCTTTAAATAGGATGTCTCTCTTCTATTCATACCATTTCTTACTATCCAATGTTATATATCATGATTGTACGTAGAAAATGTGAGAAGGGAAAGGAGATGGACATGTACCTCAATTGAGCTATTCGTATGTATTCGATGTCACTCCTTAATTCGACCTTTAATAGTTTCAATAGGAGACTTCGACGTCTAGTCTAAATGACTCTAGAGAAGCTCACCTATAACATCTAACTATAAATGAACCCATAATAGCAAATGTAAAACATAACTACTAGTGTTATTTTACACAATAGTCCAAATTGATAAAGCCAAAAACCTCCTCCCCAAATATACCTTGTTTAAACTTGTGGTCAACAAAAATGTTCTTTACTCATGAATAACTACCATGTGATTGTCTTTTTCCTAATAGAATACTTTAAAAAATGACATTATTCTATCCTTTCACAAAAGACTATTACCCAAACAACTCCACCTAAAACTTTAATTAGTAAGT contains:
- the LOC120089851 gene encoding zinc finger protein BALDIBIS-like — translated: MSTNPFSLLSSTTTAFAHQHDDANPNPNPKPKPSAATKKKRNLPGTPDPDAEVIALSPKSLMATNRFICEICNKGFQRDQNLQLHRRGHNLPWKLRQRTNKEPIKKKVYICPEKTCVHHDPSRALGDLTGIKKHFSRKHGEKKWKCDKCSKKYAVQSDWKAHSKTCGTREYKCDCGTLFSRKDSFITHRAFCDALAEESARITTVSATNILNNLRNDSNILLHQQDQSLIDHHTNNTLQSLGDISGLSQFNHSDHFLRDFEDHQHKNRSPLSLWLNQASAETAMNNHNNNNNNISNLFGASSSSSNLFGSITENGLSMLPVIEKEDVENKGGNNLSKATSSSAAALLSGQSSQSVVSSSPMSATALLQKAALMGSTRSNNNNNSPLFGAGAFGVMSSSSSSSSSSNAVSLNSLNKSRSLTMADSVQMIGTNSDLSSNCLSQLLIPQNGNNVMIRSSGQTRDFLGVGGGEAPRPPFLPPELAKFATINSTVGLSQFAANH